The window TCGGCCAAGGGCTTCGCCAGGTCGCTACAAGGGCTTCGGGGTCGGGCGGGGTAGGTGGTCCGGCGAGGGGGAGGCGATGCGGCAAAAGGTAGCGTCTGGCTAGGGTTGCACATGGCGCGGCGAGGGTCGTGACGACGGGATCTCGCAAGCTTGGGCGCCGCGACCAGATCGCGAGATCCCGGTCACCGCAACCCTTGCCGAGCTGTCGTGCGACTCGCCGCGTCGCGGAAGTCGCTGGCACCCACGATCTGGTCGTCGTGACCTAGATCTACGCGACCAGATCTGCACACAATTTGGGTTGCCGGCGTCCTCCGCGCGGCGACCTTTATCGGAGGGTCGTGGGACCCTAGCCGGACCACCTGTCCTTCACCACACCGCCTGCCCTTCGCCGGACCACCTACCCTTCGCCGGCGATCGCGCGTAAATGCTGGCTGTGTTCTCAATAGAGGGAAGggaaggatgaagatgatgaacaattgTCGAGATAATGCcggaaaaacgaaaaattaacgaggacaattttggaacaaaaattttgttgccTTCAAAGCCAGCATACTGAgaatgcccaaggcagcccctaacttttgggctttcagccttgggaaggcttacttttggaaaatgcaAGTAAAAAAAAGATTGCCAAACACTAGATATTTGGCCAAGCTGTCCCCAAATGGAGCCTTAGGCAACAATTTAATCGGGAGCCAAAGAGGCAACAATTTATCCTATGGCGGATACCAGAGGTTACCTAATAATTTGCCTCCAACCATCGAATAAAATGCGTATAATATGTATGTTAGGCCtttcatctttttgtttcttttaggTTTATGGGAATTTGTATTAATGGGAGCTTCAAATCTCAATCACCAACTTTCTCGTTATTATCAAGTCGTTGACACATGAAAATACAATTCGTTTTATTtagacaataaaaaagaaaaatcaagagtCCAATAGCGCCTTTATTTAACGCATATTtttcttcgaccaaaaaaaaaaacgcatatttttcataattattctTTATAGGATAGCAAAATAACTCTTTCGATAAGCTCATATTTTCCGGCTTAAAACcgcaataaaacaaaataagagaGAAGTTTTTATAAGTCGAACCAACACAGGCCACTTCCTTCCTTTTCGCTTTCCGAACCGTCGGCCGCCGCGAAGACGACGCCACCGTCGAGCGGCACGCTCGGAGACACCGAGCTCCGGTTCCCGTCTCTGCAGCCGGCGAGGCGAAATACCCAGTAAGCTCGCCCTCTTCATCATGATGTTTCCATCTCCTTCATCtgctctgttctctctctctctctctcatttcgtTTTTATCGCACCGCCTCGCCTGGCCGGTGGCCTGGCTTCGTCCGACCGAAAGTTCTCACCTTCCTGTGAGCAGGAGCAGGAGCAGGAGACATCTCTCCGAATCAATGCTTTGCAAAATCTGGATACTGGGTTGTAGCGGGTTTCTCTGTTGGGCCTGGGAATTTGCGGCTCTAGTTCTTGACAATgcaatgccttttttttttttttttttttctttttaatttgatcattcCATGGATGCGTATGCCTTGTTGTTTGGCTCAAGCTGCAAGATAATCATTCTTGATACTATGCCTTACTGAGCTTTCTAGCATCTGAATATAAGTTTAAGGTGAAGCTTTAGGAAGGCTGCGTTTTGCGCTCAACGTGTTTGTGATAATGACCGTGCCAAATGGAGGAGCTGGAGACCCGCTCCTTCACTGGATCTTTTGACATATTCGTGGACGGTTGTTTTCTCTGTGACGGGGATGACTAGTTTGGTTGATTGTGTTTTCGAACTGTGTGCATCACAGTTTGTTCAATGGctgtctttgtttggttttgaTCTTCAGCATGTTTTATAAAGCTGGGTTTGCATTTCATAGTACATGCTAGACTGATATTTTAGTTGTTTTGGCATTCAAGCACACGATTGACTTGATTGTATTAATATCTATATCTGTTCGTgacctctttctttttgtctttcttaTTTGCTATATGATAGCATCAGACGTGTTTCTCTCAATATGTTGACAGGTGGCCAATTATAATGTGAACTTTGACATCATTTTCATCAAGGAGATAAACATGCGATAGACTGCTGACAGTTCTTTGGTTCTTGATTATTCTGGCTTTTCAAAGGCACTTGCTTATATGGCTTTTCCTTCTACAGATGATGGAGAGATGATGAGGCTTTGTCATTATGATTCTTCTATATGGAGGAGAACATTGTTTCCTCCAAGAGTGGTTCTCCATGTTTGTCTTGATTGATATCTATCAGAGGCATGAAGAGGGTCGCCACTAGTGTCTCAGGACATTTGTTTAACACCTGTAGGCATCAGCTTCACTGGGAATATTCAAGTATCTCGTTGCTATTCTTCCCTTGTAGATGTTCGAGCTTAAGATATTTCTCCTCAGGATCAACTACTGCCAGACCTTTTCCTGATTATTCCCCAAAAAAACCTACCATCAAAGACTCTGAGCTCGTTTATCATATTTCTACCACAATAAAATTACGCCGCACTGAGCCCCTTCACCGTATACTTAAGCCTTATGAATCTAAGTTTAGGCCTGACCATCTTATTTGGGTTCTCATGAACATTAAGAATGACTACAAGCTGGTTTTGGACTTCTTTGATTGGGCTTGCCTTCGGAGAGACCCAACACTACAAGCTCGTTGCATAGTTGTTCAAGTAGCTGTGGCTTCTGGGGATCTAAAAAAGGCTCATGGTCTTATTGGTGATGTTTGTTCAAAGCCCAATTTGGAGACCAGTATCTGGTTTATTCGTTTTGCTGAGCAGTTAATATATACATACAAGGACTGGGGTTCTAATCCCCGCGTGTTCGACATATTCTTCCAAGTTCTTGTTGAAGCTGGTTTTTTTGCTGAAGCAAGAAACTTCTTCCACAAGTTGTTGAATTACGGGGTGGTCATTTCTGTTGATTCTTGTAATTTATACCTCACTCGTCTTTCTCATAATGTGGACAGCCCTCAAATTTTGACGAAGGCATTCAACGAGCTTGGTGATCTTGGCATTACTTGGAATACCGAATCATTTAATATCTTAGTACATTCACTTTGtcgatttcaaaaaataaaagaagctcATAGTTTACTTTGGCAAATGGAGTTGAGAGGCTTGTCACCGGATGTTGTAAGCTACAGTTCCGTAATTAATGGTTATTGCCATGTTGGCGAACTCCCAATTGTGTTGAAGCTCATAGAGGAAATGCAAATAAGAGGCTTGAAGCCGAACCATTTTACCTACAGCAGTATAATTCTTCTTCTATGTAAGTCCAGAAAAATAGCAGAAGCTGAACTGGTCTGTCAGGATATGATAAACAATGGAATATATCCTGATGGTGTTGTTTATACAACTCTTATAGATGGATTGTGCAAGTTAGGAAATTTTGTTGCTGCTTTTAGTCTGTTTGGTAAAATGCAAAGTCAGGGAGTCGCCCCTGATTCTGTGACATATACTGCCCTTATTTCTGGGCTTTgccaaaatggaaaaatgaTGGAAGCAAATAAACTGTTTGATGAGATGATTGATTGTGGCTTTAAACCAGATGAAGTTACCTACACCACACTTATTGATGGTTATGGCAAGGCTGGTGAAATAGCAAAGGCATTTTCTCTTCACAACCAGATGGTAAAGATAGGGCTTACCCCAAACATAGTTACATATACTGCCCTGGCTGATGGCCTTTGTAAACGTGGAGACATGGATTCGGCGAACGAGCTTCTTCATCAGATGCAGAGGAAAGGACTTCAACTGAATCTTTGCACTTACAATgctattcttaatggtcactgTAAAGCAGGAAATATTGATCTAGCTGTGAGACTCATGGAAGATATGGAGTGCGCTGGGATTCATCCTGATACCATTACTTACACAACTTTAATGGATACGTATTGTAAACTCGGGGAGATGGCGAAAGCTCATGAGCTCCTTCGGAAAATGTTAGCTAAGGGTCTTCAACCTACTATTGTTACATTCAGTGTGCTGATGAATGGATTCTGTAATTCAGGAATGCTTGTAGATGGGGAACAGCTACTAAAATGGATGCTGGAAAAGGGTCTTAATCCAAATGCTGCCGTTTACAATTCTCTGATGAAACAGTATTGCATTAGAAATAATATACGTGCCACAACCGAGATCTATAAGGACATGTGCGCGAGAGGAGTCATGCCTGATAGTAACACCTATAACATATTGGTACGGGGTCATTCCAAAGCGAGGAATATGAAGGAAGCATGGTTTTTGCATCGAGAAATGATTGGGAAGGGATATATACCGACTGCTTCTTCATACAATGCACTTATTAAGGgacttttaaaaaagaagaaattttctgAGGCCAGGCAACTATTTGAAGAGATGAGAACTCACGGACTGGTTGTAGACAGAGAGATCTACAATGCCTTTGTGGACATGATGTATGATGAGGGAAAAGTGGGAAATATGCTTAGCCTTTGTGATGAGGTGATAGAGAAATCTCTTTTGGATGTGGAAAAGAGTGGGAACTAATAGTGTTGATTACATGCTGCTTCCTTGACATTCGGCAAATtccaatttgatttgattgagtTGCAGGGTTGATTCCAACCTAAGCAGGTAAAATCCTTCTCGGTCATTGTTGCGCAACCAAAGGGAACTTGGGATGCGATTCTTAAGAGATAAATGATAGGAGATGCATATATGTTCTCCTTAATTTATATTCAGTTGTGATGATTGAACGTCTttgtctttgctttttttttttgtcaaactcTAAAGTTTTGGAGAGAAGTCGATCAAGAGGGGCTGTAAAAAGCTCGCACTTGAATCCCTGATGCCTCAGCAATTCAGCGAGTATGATTTGCAGATCATAAAAGGTGAGCCATTTGTCTTCATAGTTATATGGCAGGGCAACTTGAAATACTGTCCCATTATTTCGCATAGCAAAACATGGGGGCGTTGCTTGTATCTATCTTATATGTTGGTTGGCTCCTAGTTAGGCAAATTAGGAACATTTTATAGGAAACTACTCCGTTAAAATTGTTCAATTCTCAGATATTGGGGACTTGATACTATCTGTGTAGAGCCACATATCAAGAGTACTTGGTCTAATATTGTTTGGGCAGTCTGAGGTTTCCTAAAGTATAGTTTTGGGTGACATTGATGTatgtaaattctttttttccccacaaCAATTATAGACATGCCACAGTCTCCTTTAAATGCTGGTAACTCTGTTTTTGTTTGTCCATCTTCTCAGAAGCATTTAAGGTTCTTGCACAAGTTTCTGTGGCATATGGATACTGTTAAGTAACTTCAGCTACTTAGTGCTTCATTGTGTTTTTCATTTCCCCCTTGATTATTTACACAAAGCCCCATCTTGGGGATCTATTGCAATGTCGATCTCCTTTTTCTATTATAAGAGATCCAAATATACTTTCATCCCATGACACAATACTTCTCTATGGGCTATAGTTGGACAAATTTATTCCGTGATCTGCTGTGGAGACCTTCTCTTGCACTCACTATAGCTTGATGCAGGTTCCAATCTCCCGTTgctacctttaccaaaaaaaaaaaatctcccgTTGCTACCTCTCAAGGCAGCTTTGAATACCCAGATTGAATTGCTGGGTATCTGCCTCTAGAGTGAGCTGCCATCTTCCGTGGACCCACTAGCAATAATGCTTGCTGTCACAAACTCAAATGCGATAATAGGCTTGGCGGCAGAGGCGAGAATTATGGGTACTGGCCTGAAAGCTTCGCCCATTGAATAGTGGTATGTTGTACCCAAACACAGGTTTTGCTGATGCTACTCACATTGATATTACGGCATGAATAATTTTACTGattactttctcttttctcgTGACATCTTCATCTAGATCTTAGAGAGGAGGTCACTCGGCAGCTCTTCCTGGTTTTGGACTAACATTGTCGCAGCAGGAGGGTCGATCAGCTAGCTTACCAACCATGACCAAAGTAAAATATCACACAATCGACTTGGTCCTCACCAAGAAGTTTGTGGGTTAGAAGCGGTCGTCCTTCAGGCCAACACTCTAGTTAAGGAATGACAATCTCTTTCATTCTTAAATATGGAGCAATGGCCTATTCCAAGTCATTTGCTCAGTTGATGAACAGCCCTGAAGATTACATGGGCACTGTCAAAAAGTGCCCTCGCTCTGTCCCCATTCTTCTGTTTTGCTTTCTAGACTTTGTTCACGCTTGAAAACCGTGAATTATGGAAGAGGATCGTCCCAATGATGTGTTATATGACTCAATTATAGAAAAGTATACCTCTCATTCTCGTGCTTTCTGCATGCTTTCTTTGCTTTACGTTCATTGTTGATACATTGTTCCACAACTTGTCGATGACAGAGGTTCGACGAACAGTGATCTTCCATGGCTGAAAGGATTTCTGGCTGTTTTAGGTGGCTGTAAATATCTAGTTCTTTGACAAGACTTTTGGTGCTTATAGTTTGCGTTGCATCAAACAACGAAAAAgatgttttcatttttaaaaattaagaaataatttcCAGCTTGATTCATTAACTTAAATAGCAGAGAAACtcaaagggaaaatgacatatatgatctctaaactttaattAAATGTGTAATGCAGTTCCGGAACTTTAACTTAATGTTCaatatggtccatgaacttttaatttattcaatatgatcaattcaattcaatttttaagcCATACGAAAAAGTTTAATATTGTTCTTAAACatgaattaatggaatgatgATATTAAAAGTTAGGGAACCATGTTACACATTGGGCGAAAgtttaaaaattacattaaataaattaaaagttcagaaattaCATTGTACATTAAGTTAAAATTCGGtgattatttatgtcattattccAAACCCAAGTAGtgtgaaaattataattttcacgCGGGCCTGGCCCGGCCCGGCGGAGGCCTAGCAATGGAGGTAGAGCCCGCCCGGCCCGAGCTCGTGGGTGATCCGACCCCTGAAGAACAGACGGAGAGACGACGAAGATGGCGGTGCTTCAATTCGACAACCTTCGTCTCCTTCGGCTCGCCGGCCGTACGTTTGATTCCTCGTCGCCGTTGGTCTGGCGAGTATCTCATGGAGCACGCGACTGATGATCCTTCGGCTTCGAGCGCtgctgaagaagaggaggaggaggaggaagtgatgaGCGAAGTGCACATAGGTTGCCCCCCTTACTCCTCCGGGCCCCACCTCTCCAGCTTCACCATCTCCGCCCCGCCCGGTAATGTTCCTGCATCCCGCACCCTCCTTTTTCCGTTCCCAGCAAAACGCTTGGCGGCGGAATCGCGTTGTGGGTTTTGAGCGGAGTCGATGGATTTTTGCAGAGCGCCGAGGAATCGTGCTCGACCAGGATGGTGATCTCGTTTTAACAAGGCGAGACCGTGAGTGTCTTTTCGTTATCTCCTTCTACACCGGTTCCTAAACTGTTCATGCATTTCACTTTGCTTTGAATTCGCCAGCAATCCTGACTAGTGCATGAAATCGATTCTGGTCCCGAGTTGCCCATTGCTTAACCACTCAATGCCCACATGGTTTGCTTTTGCATCCTCTTTTTCCTACGAAATGGCGATGATGACTGGACATTTTCCGACGTGCAGAACCATCTTCGCATTGTTTTAGTGTGATCATACAGCATAACATCACGTCTTCTATCCCGAATGTCGGGTTGCAGGTATTTAGTTACATTCATGATCTTCTCTTTCGGTATGCTGTGAACTGCTTGACATTagatgaattttttgtttttgtttttccccaTTTGTTCAGGTTTGGAAAGCTGAACTAGCATTATCTGATTTCGTGTTGCATACCATGTCCACTTCTTCTGAGTTTGACAGAGTCGTTGCGTTGGAGCTTGGTGCTGGAACGGGTATGTTGGTTTCTGCTGTTTGCTTGAATATGTCAGGCGATACTGTTCCAAAAGACTAAACTTGCTTCACAGATTGCTTAGTTTTCTCAAGCGGTGAAGTACCATGAGGGAGTGTCCAAGTAATTTAGAGAATATGAGGAGATTTACTGTCATGGGTGTCTTCTTCTTGCGAGCATAGTATCGTAGGTGTAATACAAATTGCCACATTCTGAATGGTCAGGATTACCTTTACCTATCACTGTCATTACATATCCATACATCCACTATTTAAACAAAGAGGAGGGGTAGATAATCAGTTCAATGTAGCATTCTGGTCTTTTCGAAACATTGCCAACTTCAGTCCTTTGAAAGTGCTTCAGTTCAATTCCCAGGTGAACAGTCTAGAGGTTTAAGGATTACTGATAGAACTTGTCTTAACAGAGAATCTTATCCATTTTCCGTGGGCATTCACAGCTAGTACTGCTTTAATTCTTCATTGACTTCATTTCATCTGCTAAAGTTTCTTGGCATTACACTTTTATGACAGtcttcatgtcaaattttgtgtCAGGGTTGGTTGGCATATTGCTCTCCCGTGTAGCTAAGACAGTATTTCTCACAGGTTGGAATGCTGGACTCAAATCTGAccataatattttctttcagcACATACAACACTCCCCATGTCATACATTAATATCATTAGGCAATCTAGCGTATTCACAActcattctctctttttactCTAAGAATAGTCTCATTGAGTGTTGCCAGATCATGGAGATGAAATCCTTAACAATTGTGCAAAGAATGCGGAGCTCAATGATGGGGTTCTGAACTTTAAGGCTAAAGTTCATGTACGTGAACTGAATTGGATGAATAATTGGCCTCCTAATCTATGCACAGAAGTTTCTGAGTCACAAGCGAGGTAAATGTTATCTTTAGATGATAACTAAAAGCTTTTGGTAATTGACACCAGCATATACAGACGTGCATGGACTTGTTTGTACTTTTAATTGATGCCCTGCAACAACTGTAGATTTAACTAAAGTGGTTGGGTAATGTGGTAACCTTTTAGGTACTCTTGGACATCCTCAGAAGTGGAAGAAGCCGAAAGCTCTTCTTTACTTTTAGCTGCTGATGTCATCTACAGTGATGATCTAACCGATGCATTATTCTGTACCTTACAAAGACTAATGTCACGAGGATCAGAAAAGGTATTTAGCATATATATGGCTTGACTTGATGACGATATATGATGTGTTGGGGAAGTGGTAATCTCTTTTCTCCTCAATCTGTTGGTAGGCAGAGTTTGATGTGGAACTTCTCTCACAGTCTTAAGTCAAATCAAATGGTTATTAAATTTTTCtcttgcaatatatatattaggAAATGTAAGATGCTACTTCCTCCTTTTCAGGTACTATACTTGGCCTTGGAAAAGCGTTATAACTTCAGTCTCGATGATCTGAATGTGGTTGCGAATGGTTACTCCCACTTCTTAAGTTACGTGAGGATGGAAGAAGGTAAGCATCTCATACATGTGGATGGAGTAACTGGAAACTGTTTGCAGCATTGTTGCTTTCCCCTGACTTTTGCATTATTCGACATTCCTTTTGTTGAGAAATGGAAGCTGTTTCCTGTTTTGCCAGATGTTGCAGGATGTGAGTTCAATGACTGCGAGTCATTGCCTGGTTTTGTTGGCAAATGTGTTGATCTCACTCAAGTTCCCCAGTACGTTCTGCACTATGACCGAGGAAACGACGTCGAGATATGGAAGATCAGGTACAACAGAGGAGGAAACCATCAAGCCTGAACCTTCGATTGAGCCGGAGACGCCATTGCTACAAGAAACCGGTGCTATTCAACTCCTGCTCTCACCAATTTCGCCACAGAGAAAAGTCCAGAGAGCTTCAGTTCTCCAAACTCCACAATGTCGGGTCAGCCTACTTTTTCTCCGACTCGCTCCAAATTTCCGGCAGCAGCCATCCTTAGCTTTCCGAGCCGCACCTACGCTGGAGGATCGTGCCAGGAGAAAGGCCCATCATAGGCATCCCCCCTTGAACATGGAGCAACCATTTGTGGAGAATCTAAGGGGTCACGTCCATCAGCCAAATTCCAAGGAGaggaaaaacaaataagaaatttatgacattttgCATTGAGGAAGATGTGAAACTTTGGCCACGTTTTAATTGATTGAAGAAAGCTCTGTGGGAGCGAGCTCTCTTTCCCATCATCAAGAAAAGGAGCGTGAACTTCCAATTTGGCGCTAATCAACGCTTATGATGGATGCATGTTAACCGTTGGATTAATTCAAAGGAGAGAGCATCTGGGCTTTTCTGTTTCGAACGCTAGTTTTTACCTTCTCCTTtttgacgtgagagagagagagagaccaccTCGTCGAAGGAAGTACTTTCTGGAACAACCACGACCGCGACCCTCGACCCCAGGACATCGAACGGTCTCTTGCCCTAATGAATGACGACAAATTGGCAGCACTTTTTGTGGGGCCCTCTGCTTTTGTTAGATTAAAATTGTTCCCATCTACATTCTCTTTCGAGGGCGTCACGTTTTGCGTTTCGATTATATTTAGCTGCTGGAGTGCTAAATCGACGGTCCGAAGGTTAAAAGAatcaatggaaagtgaaaaaaagaacaaagataaAAGTGGGATGGAAGCATTCAGAATTTGTAGACGGTGATGATCCGGCCGAGTCATCAGTTACCACCTCCATGGCGGCCACTATGGCGGTGGTTGCCGAGTTTATCACAATAATCACTTGAGaccattataaaaaaaaggaacagaatcACATCTGGATCTAATCTAACAAGGCGAGGCATCTATTGCTATTAAGGGCATCCTAGCTTGTACCTTTAATGGTGGTTGCGGGCGGTGCCAATAGTTTGTTGGCCTTACAAGAAGAGCATTCAAGGTGCAGCTCCCTGTACTTTTTTTGCCCCCTTCCATCAAAgagaaagagttaaaaaaatcgcaaaaaaagcaaaaaaaataaaaataaaaatccaggccacctttttttcataaaaacatcCTTATTGCCGCAAATTTTTTTCAGTGTCAAATTTATGTTTGCATAATCCGCCAACATAAGGTAAAGGTTACCAtctcaaaaaaaagaagaaaaaaagggtgtGGGAATGATCTCAGATCTTGGATTAAAAGTAGAGAGATCAGATCACCATTGtctttttaaccaaaaaaaaaaaaaaaaaagaaaagaaaagatgagaattAATATAGcaaatgaaataaatataaataaataagaaaaaaattacataataaGAAACTAAGGGCGAGCCAGGTCGTGCGCCACGGGCTTCACATAAAAGGCACCCCCCACCTCCTCGTTCTAGAGAATTCCAGACCCTCGTCTCTCCATTTCCCCACCGCCGGCGTCCTTGACCTCCGCCGCTCCTCCgacctctcctcctcctcctccgccgccgtcgtcgtcaGGTGAGATTCCCGGCGAATGCCGGGGCGGCGCCGCTTCCCGGAGCTCCGGAACTCGCGCTCGCCGCCCTTGCCTCTTAGCTTTTTCTCGGCAGATCTGTGGTCTTTCGTACCACGCGCGCGCGCATTCGCCCGCGATTGTGTCTGATATCGCTCGGTCCGGCCTCGGATTCTCTCGCTTCTTTTGATTCTGCTGGCTTCGAATCGGAGTGTCGCGAGAGCGTCTTGGCGTTGATTGCTTGTGGTTCTGGAttcgatgaattttttttttttttttttttttttggggggggagatGCGGTCGTGATTCGTGGATATCTTGCATGGGTTGTGGGAAAgaagtgattttgttttggcGTTTCGGTAGCTCCGCGTTGTTGGAATTTACTTTTGTGGCTTTCTGATTTGGTGAGGCGGCTCGGTGGGTTATCAAAGTATTGCAGATTCGCGATGATTGAGATTGTTGAAGCTGTGGGGAGTTTACGCCGGTTGATTGTCCCATGTGATTTGGCTTTTAGATGTTTTGCATTTGTGTTGAATGTGTAATTCGGTCAAGTGGATTGTTTCCCGACTCTGGCATGTCTATGTGGAGTTGCTTGAGTTTGACCGATAATTGTGCTTGATTTTTGCTTATTGTTGGATGCTGCACTATTCGTTTTGATGGTCTGCTGCTCAATTTTGTACTTAATTAACAGATTGATTTACTTCTGTTATTATTTATCAGGTGATCAACACTTTTTACTGCACTGGTTCGGCGTATTTGACGCCTGAATTGGTCTTCCAAGCTAAAGATGAGTGTGGTTGGTTTTGACTTTGGGAATGAGAGTTGCATTGTCGGCGTTGCACGGCAAAGGGGGATCGATGTTGTGCTCAATGACGAGTCCAAACGTGAGACCCCTGCAATTGTTTGCTTTGGTGAGAAGCAGCGGTTTATTGGGACTGCAGGAGCTGCTTCTACTATGATGAACCCCAAGAATTCTATTTCCCAGATGAAGCGATTGATTGGACAGAAATTCGCAGATCCCGAACTCCAGAGGGATCTGCAGTTATTGCCTTTCCATGTCACTGAGGGACCTGATGGATA of the Eucalyptus grandis isolate ANBG69807.140 chromosome 10, ASM1654582v1, whole genome shotgun sequence genome contains:
- the LOC104423112 gene encoding pentatricopeptide repeat-containing protein At1g05670, mitochondrial, with amino-acid sequence MKRVATSVSGHLFNTCRHQLHWEYSSISLLFFPCRCSSLRYFSSGSTTARPFPDYSPKKPTIKDSELVYHISTTIKLRRTEPLHRILKPYESKFRPDHLIWVLMNIKNDYKLVLDFFDWACLRRDPTLQARCIVVQVAVASGDLKKAHGLIGDVCSKPNLETSIWFIRFAEQLIYTYKDWGSNPRVFDIFFQVLVEAGFFAEARNFFHKLLNYGVVISVDSCNLYLTRLSHNVDSPQILTKAFNELGDLGITWNTESFNILVHSLCRFQKIKEAHSLLWQMELRGLSPDVVSYSSVINGYCHVGELPIVLKLIEEMQIRGLKPNHFTYSSIILLLCKSRKIAEAELVCQDMINNGIYPDGVVYTTLIDGLCKLGNFVAAFSLFGKMQSQGVAPDSVTYTALISGLCQNGKMMEANKLFDEMIDCGFKPDEVTYTTLIDGYGKAGEIAKAFSLHNQMVKIGLTPNIVTYTALADGLCKRGDMDSANELLHQMQRKGLQLNLCTYNAILNGHCKAGNIDLAVRLMEDMECAGIHPDTITYTTLMDTYCKLGEMAKAHELLRKMLAKGLQPTIVTFSVLMNGFCNSGMLVDGEQLLKWMLEKGLNPNAAVYNSLMKQYCIRNNIRATTEIYKDMCARGVMPDSNTYNILVRGHSKARNMKEAWFLHREMIGKGYIPTASSYNALIKGLLKKKKFSEARQLFEEMRTHGLVVDREIYNAFVDMMYDEGKVGNMLSLCDEVIEKSLLDVEKSGN
- the LOC104423114 gene encoding methyltransferase-like protein 22; this encodes MEVEPARPELVGDPTPEEQTERRRRWRCFNSTTFVSFGSPAVRLIPRRRWSGEYLMEHATDDPSASSAAEEEEEEEEVMSEVHIGCPPYSSGPHLSSFTISAPPERRGIVLDQDGDLVLTRRDQPSSHCFSVIIQHNITSSIPNVGLQVWKAELALSDFVLHTMSTSSEFDRVVALELGAGTGLVGILLSRVAKTVFLTDHGDEILNNCAKNAELNDGVLNFKAKVHVRELNWMNNWPPNLCTEVSESQARYSWTSSEVEEAESSSLLLAADVIYSDDLTDALFCTLQRLMSRGSEKVLYLALEKRYNFSLDDLNVVANGYSHFLSYVRMEEDVAGCEFNDCESLPGFVGKCVDLTQVPQYVLHYDRGNDVEIWKIRYNRGGNHQA